A segment of the Nitrospina gracilis 3/211 genome:
CGCTACAAGACCGGCGACACCGTCAAAAGCTGGTTCGGGGGCGACAGGCCGGAACTGGTGAAATTGAAGGAAGAGCAGGAGCGGGAAATCGAAAAAAGTTACAAAAACCTGCGCAAGCAGGTCTCCGGCGGCCGCTGATGGCGGCTCCCGGATTCATGACAGCAACTCCCTGGTTTCGATGACACGACTCATTTATTTTGCAAACTGGTTGTACCTGTTTTCCCTCTCGCTCTGGGTTGGTGGCATGTTCCTGCTTGGCATTTTGGCCGAGATCGTGGTCCGCGTGAAACTGAAGGAACAACCGCAGTTGGCGAGCAACGTCATGAATGGCCTGATGGATATTTTCAACGTCCATATCATATACTGGTGCATGGGCCTCATGATCAGTGCGGTTTTGATCCGTTTCTTTGCAGACCGTCTTGGTTGGGGAGGCTACGTGGAACCCGTGGTCACCAAAAAGCGTTATACCAAGCAGGTGTTCCTGGCGATCATGGTGGTTCTGGCGATTTACATCGGAAGTGTTTTGCGCCCCGAGATGCATGCGATGGACCAGAAGAAAAAA
Coding sequences within it:
- a CDS encoding DUF4149 domain-containing protein gives rise to the protein MTRLIYFANWLYLFSLSLWVGGMFLLGILAEIVVRVKLKEQPQLASNVMNGLMDIFNVHIIYWCMGLMISAVLIRFFADRLGWGGYVEPVVTKKRYTKQVFLAIMVVLAIYIGSVLRPEMHAMDQKKKANPENIQLQRQFDTYHSRLTWLYTVNMILGLGLFWIHGKEMTRFRESGQPVPPASAS